TTATCTTGGATATTCGAGTCCTCTTAAGATGGTTGATGAGTACAAGAGAGAAATCGAAATTGCTCTAAAGCTAAAGAACGTTGGTTCATGGATTATGGATGTTCTAGGTGCCAGGGCAATTCATCAAGAAAACGTTGTGTTGGGTGGATTTGGAAAGTTGCCTTCTAAAGAAGTCCTGGAAAAAATGAAAAAGGAGCTTAAGGAGATAATTCCCTTGGCAGAATATACGTTTGAGTTATTCGCAAAGCTTGAGCAATATAGAGAGGTAGAAGGTGAAATAACCCATCTAGCTGTAAAGCCGAGGGACGACTCTTATGGGATCTATGGAGACTACATAAGGGCTAGTGATGGGAATGAGTTTCCAAGCGAGGAGTACAAGAAACATATTAGAGAGTTTGTAGTTGAACATAGCTTCGCAAAGCACTCCCACTATCATGGGAAACCTTTCATGGTGGGAGCGATTTCTAGGGTAGTTAACAATGCAGACCTCTTGTATGGAAAGGCCAGGGAACTCTACCACTCACATAGGGATCTCCTAAGGTCAACAAATCCCTTTGCAAATAACCTTGCACAAGCTCTTGAGCTCGTATACTTCACCGAAAGAGCAATCGATCTTATAGATGAAGTTCTAGCAAAATGGCCAGTTAAAGAGAAGGACGAAGTAGATGTTAGGGACGGTTTTGGCGTTTCAACAACCGAAGCTCCGAGAGGAATTCTTGTATACGCCCTAGAAGTTAAGGAGGGAAGGGTTAGCTATGCTGACATAATAACACCGACAGCCTTCAACCTAGCAATGATGGAGGAGCACGTTAGGATGATGGCGGAAAAGCACTATAATGATGACCCAGAAAAGCTTAAGCTTCTTGCTGAAATGGTCATTAGAGCGTATGATCCCTGTATATCATGTTCAGTTCATGTTGTCAGGTTCTAGAAACATTTTTATCTTCTTCCTTTTATCCTTCATCTATGACAGCAAGGGGAGATTTAATTAGAATTCTCGGGGAAATTGAAGAGAAAGTCAATGAACTGAAAATGGAGGGCTTTGATCCAGACGTAGTGCTGTTTGGAAGAGATGCCTACAACTTTTTCTCTCGGATTCTTAAGCAGGAAACTAATGAAGAAGGACCAATAACTGAGGTTTCTGGATTAAAAATTGACGTAGTTTCATACCTGGGAGGTGATGCAGTCGTTATTGATTCTAAAATGCTTGGGTTAGCTCCTGGAGCTGCTAAGAGAATAAGAGTCATTAGATGATGGTGCGGGGGCGGGGATTTGAACCCCGGAACCCCTACGGGACGGGACCCTGAATCCCGCGCCTTTGGCCAGGCTCGGCAACCCCCGCTTTGCCAAATATCATCCA
This is a stretch of genomic DNA from Pyrococcus sp. ST04. It encodes these proteins:
- the hydA gene encoding NADPH-dependent hydrogenase/sulfhydrogenase 1 subunit alpha; this encodes MKNLYLPITVDHIARVEGKGGVEIIVGEDGVKEVKLNIIEGPRFFEAITIGKKLDEALAIYPRICSFCSAAHKLTAVEAAEKAVGFVPREEIQKLREVLYIGDMIESHALHLYLLVLPDYLGYSSPLKMVDEYKREIEIALKLKNVGSWIMDVLGARAIHQENVVLGGFGKLPSKEVLEKMKKELKEIIPLAEYTFELFAKLEQYREVEGEITHLAVKPRDDSYGIYGDYIRASDGNEFPSEEYKKHIREFVVEHSFAKHSHYHGKPFMVGAISRVVNNADLLYGKARELYHSHRDLLRSTNPFANNLAQALELVYFTERAIDLIDEVLAKWPVKEKDEVDVRDGFGVSTTEAPRGILVYALEVKEGRVSYADIITPTAFNLAMMEEHVRMMAEKHYNDDPEKLKLLAEMVIRAYDPCISCSVHVVRF
- a CDS encoding family 4A encapsulin nanocompartment shell protein, coding for MTARGDLIRILGEIEEKVNELKMEGFDPDVVLFGRDAYNFFSRILKQETNEEGPITEVSGLKIDVVSYLGGDAVVIDSKMLGLAPGAAKRIRVIR